A part of Candidatus Bathyarchaeota archaeon genomic DNA contains:
- the ilvD gene encoding dihydroxy-acid dehydratase: MKSDQIKTGTEKAPHRALLKSLGLQDDDLAKPLIGVANSYTNIVPGHIHLRTIGEAVKEGILAAGGTPFEFSTIAVCDGIAMGHIGMRYSLPSREVIADSVEIMLQAHSLDGLVMISNCDKITPGMLMAAARVDIPAIMVTGGPMAAGRHRGKKVSYASMPEATFGQVAMGKMTEAELLELETNACPGCGSCSGMFTANTMACLTEALGLSLPYCATSLATSAFKLRLARATGKQIVKLIQADLKPSKILTKAAFENAIAVDMALGGSTNTTLHLPAIAKEAGVSLPLSAFDEIGRKTPHLCSMIPSGIYAMEDLDAAGGVPAVMAEIKEQLSLDAPTVSLKTVGQNIKDAVVLDRNVIRSLSDPVHKEGGIAILTGNLAPKGSVIKSAGVSEKMMRHRGPAKVFDSESEALAAIRGGKIKAGDVVVIRYEGPRGGPGMPEMLFPTATIAGMGLSESVALITDGRFSGATRGGSIGHVAPEAFEGGPIAALKDGDTITIDIPMRILKVELSDKELAERLAAWKPRAPKFSRGILSRYKPTSIE, encoded by the coding sequence TTGAAAAGTGACCAAATTAAAACCGGAACCGAAAAAGCGCCCCACCGCGCTCTTTTGAAATCACTGGGACTCCAAGACGACGACCTCGCCAAGCCCCTTATCGGCGTCGCCAACAGCTACACCAACATAGTCCCCGGACACATACACCTCCGCACCATCGGAGAAGCAGTCAAAGAAGGCATCCTGGCCGCAGGCGGCACACCCTTCGAATTCAGCACCATCGCGGTATGCGACGGCATCGCCATGGGACACATCGGCATGCGCTACAGCCTACCCAGCCGCGAAGTCATCGCTGACTCCGTGGAGATTATGCTGCAGGCCCACAGCCTCGATGGCCTGGTTATGATTTCTAACTGTGACAAAATCACCCCCGGCATGCTCATGGCAGCCGCACGGGTGGATATCCCCGCCATCATGGTTACCGGAGGCCCGATGGCTGCTGGACGCCACCGCGGCAAAAAAGTCAGCTACGCCAGCATGCCTGAAGCCACATTTGGCCAAGTTGCCATGGGAAAAATGACTGAGGCTGAACTCCTCGAATTGGAAACCAATGCGTGTCCAGGTTGCGGAAGCTGCAGCGGCATGTTCACCGCCAACACCATGGCTTGCCTCACCGAAGCGCTCGGCCTCTCGCTGCCCTACTGCGCTACGTCTCTGGCGACCAGCGCTTTTAAACTTCGCTTGGCACGGGCAACGGGTAAACAAATCGTTAAACTCATCCAAGCCGACCTTAAACCCTCCAAGATACTTACCAAAGCGGCTTTTGAAAACGCCATCGCCGTGGATATGGCGCTGGGCGGCTCAACCAACACCACCCTGCACCTGCCCGCTATAGCAAAAGAAGCCGGTGTGTCTCTTCCGCTGTCAGCGTTTGATGAAATAGGCAGAAAAACCCCGCATTTATGCAGCATGATTCCAAGCGGCATCTATGCGATGGAGGACTTGGATGCTGCAGGCGGTGTCCCGGCGGTGATGGCTGAAATCAAAGAGCAGCTTAGCCTAGATGCGCCGACTGTATCGCTAAAGACTGTGGGCCAGAACATCAAGGATGCAGTGGTGCTTGACCGCAACGTCATCCGATCCCTCTCTGATCCGGTGCATAAGGAAGGCGGCATAGCCATCTTGACGGGCAATTTGGCGCCGAAGGGCTCAGTTATCAAATCAGCCGGTGTATCCGAGAAGATGATGCGTCACAGGGGACCCGCTAAAGTCTTTGACTCCGAATCTGAAGCGCTCGCCGCAATCAGGGGCGGCAAAATCAAGGCAGGCGACGTCGTCGTCATCCGCTACGAGGGACCACGCGGCGGACCCGGCATGCCCGAAATGCTTTTCCCAACCGCCACTATCGCAGGCATGGGCCTCTCCGAATCCGTTGCCCTAATCACGGACGGCCGATTCAGCGGAGCAACCCGCGGCGGCAGCATCGGACACGTGGCGCCTGAAGCCTTCGAGGGCGGACCCATCGCGGCTCTCAAAGACGG
- a CDS encoding cupin domain-containing protein: MKIVKVHDAESVQNAHGVDARKIYASPNAEVIHMALQRDEALKRHTTPVNVFFYILEGKGVVEVGDQATEVEKDTIIDSPKGIPHLLRNTGEDVFRFLVVKLPKTA; this comes from the coding sequence ATGAAAATCGTTAAGGTACATGATGCTGAGTCCGTCCAAAACGCACATGGCGTGGACGCCCGAAAAATCTACGCGTCCCCCAACGCGGAAGTCATCCATATGGCGCTGCAGCGGGATGAAGCGCTTAAGCGGCACACAACCCCCGTGAACGTTTTCTTCTATATCCTTGAGGGCAAAGGCGTAGTGGAAGTCGGCGACCAAGCCACCGAAGTAGAGAAGGACACCATAATTGATAGCCCAAAAGGTATTCCGCATCTTCTCCGAAACACCGGCGAGGACGTCTTTAGGTTTCTCGTAGTGAAGTTGCCGAAAACCGCTTAG
- a CDS encoding 2-isopropylmalate synthase, whose amino-acid sequence MKFLDTTLRDGEQTPGVSLVPENKLRIAQRLDELGVDVIEAGFAAVSEGELASISAIAKQGLRAEISSAARGTRGDIDAVLKSGASTISMIIPTSDLHIECKLRKTREQVLKITEECVGYAKAHGLTVELLAEDATRSDIDYLIRVFQTAVSAGCDRVTPCDTVGYLTPERTVEFYTKLRENVKVPMGVHCHNDFGMAVANSVAALGVGVEECHATINGLGERAGNAALEEIVVALRTFYKLELGIKTELLYGTSQLVSRLTGVYTQPNKAVVGENAFTHESGIHTQGVLANPLTYEPIAPELVGCTRRIAPGKHSGSNAIRADLTNMGLKPSEDQFRDIMQRIKELGDKGKTVMDADVLAIAETVMGLGGEKPIVLEEMTYVGGNKVTSTASAKIKLNGKEVWGSGIGVGPVDAAINAVKDALKETEPITLEQYMVKAITGGTDAMVEVVVHMRKGSRTVKALGVREDIVKASIEAVISGMNVLKTDYNGKQKP is encoded by the coding sequence GTGAAATTTTTAGACACCACCCTGCGGGATGGTGAACAAACACCCGGAGTATCTCTTGTCCCAGAAAACAAACTGCGAATAGCCCAAAGGCTCGACGAACTCGGCGTAGACGTGATTGAAGCCGGATTCGCCGCGGTATCCGAGGGTGAATTAGCCTCGATCAGCGCCATCGCTAAACAGGGGCTGCGAGCCGAAATTAGCAGTGCAGCAAGAGGCACACGGGGCGACATCGACGCCGTCCTGAAAAGCGGCGCATCCACCATCAGCATGATCATACCCACCTCGGATTTGCATATCGAATGCAAACTCCGCAAGACCCGCGAGCAGGTTCTTAAGATAACTGAGGAATGTGTAGGCTACGCTAAAGCCCACGGCTTAACTGTGGAGCTACTCGCCGAGGACGCCACCCGCAGCGACATAGATTACCTCATCAGGGTTTTCCAGACTGCGGTTTCCGCTGGATGCGACCGAGTCACCCCCTGCGACACCGTCGGCTACCTCACACCGGAGCGAACCGTAGAATTCTACACTAAACTGCGGGAAAACGTTAAGGTGCCCATGGGCGTGCACTGCCATAACGACTTCGGCATGGCAGTCGCCAACTCGGTAGCGGCGCTGGGCGTAGGCGTCGAGGAGTGCCATGCAACCATCAATGGCCTTGGCGAACGCGCAGGCAACGCGGCGCTTGAGGAAATCGTGGTGGCGCTACGCACCTTCTACAAGCTGGAGCTTGGCATCAAAACCGAGTTGCTCTACGGCACCAGCCAACTCGTATCTCGGCTAACTGGCGTGTATACGCAGCCCAACAAAGCCGTTGTCGGCGAGAACGCCTTCACCCACGAAAGCGGCATCCACACCCAGGGCGTCTTGGCGAATCCATTAACGTATGAGCCGATTGCCCCTGAACTGGTAGGCTGCACACGCCGCATCGCACCCGGCAAGCACAGCGGCAGCAACGCCATCCGCGCGGACCTCACCAACATGGGCCTTAAACCCAGCGAAGACCAGTTCCGCGACATCATGCAGCGCATAAAAGAGCTAGGCGACAAAGGCAAAACAGTCATGGACGCCGACGTCCTCGCCATCGCTGAAACCGTAATGGGGCTAGGCGGCGAGAAACCCATAGTGCTCGAGGAGATGACCTATGTGGGAGGAAACAAAGTCACCTCGACGGCTTCCGCCAAAATCAAGCTTAACGGCAAAGAAGTCTGGGGCAGCGGCATCGGCGTGGGCCCCGTGGACGCAGCCATAAACGCAGTCAAAGATGCATTGAAAGAAACCGAGCCCATAACGCTTGAGCAGTACATGGTTAAAGCCATCACCGGCGGCACCGACGCCATGGTTGAGGTGGTTGTGCATATGCGTAAGGGCAGCCGAACCGTCAAGGCATTGGGCGTACGCGAGGACATCGTGAAAGCCAGCATCGAAGCAGTCATCTCAGGCATGAACGTGCTTAAAACCGACTACAACGGCAAACAAAAACCCTAA